One Mercurialis annua linkage group LG3, ddMerAnnu1.2, whole genome shotgun sequence DNA window includes the following coding sequences:
- the LOC126672478 gene encoding zinc finger BED domain-containing protein RICESLEEPER 2-like translates to MHSGRFFQLQSCTLSGASSFFIALPPRTRSNAFSCFHLALPIFFHLSLAASHNVSLTDQRKDSSNTMSNATTDMEIDGTESNAAVDASNSQPSVTSEDTSKKKRKAMDTRSVVWDHFEKTKCNYFLRQYACHSKRNCTSNLKNHIPACMKNPHRHQTRQALINLQPAICDDGVGDKMGTLNSWKFDQEAIRESLAFMIILDELPFKFVEGEGFRRFISCACPKFKIPSRWTVTRDCFQLYLDERIRLKNFMKQNCQRISLTTDTWTSIQRINYMCITAHFIDTNWRLHKKVLSFVPIFSHKGDAIGKAIETCLLEWGITNVFSVTDDNASSNDVAISYLKRRIINWGNHVADCKYVHMRCIAHIINLVATEGLKDVNPSVKRSAEIEGIGCQSSLCLDVITRWNSTFLMLKRAIKFEKAFDNYNEQESNFKRDLGEDGVPSSLDWKCGTLMTSLLEHFYNVTLRISGSLYVTSNTFFSEISDLSCILNEWKDCAELDVRQLGDSMKGKFDKYWGDPEKMNKLIFFAAVLDPREKFKYMEYSFSLMYGNVKGLSLFSSVKNELFRLFNEYKDKYHSNEGSLSTSSSYEESSKKPTSILRAKYKKEKRESGSSFNKKNELDIYLDETILEDVDELDIFKWWKLNSERFPILSRMAQDILDVPISTVASESTFISGGRILDAFRSSLTPKIVEGLICGQDLLRESKEPLCVEQLIDEIENIEKDLPKPERKRYIFVSEDVDLLFLIYEDECSIVAAAVLKI, encoded by the exons ATGCACTCCGGCCGCTTTTTCCAGCTTCAATCTTGCACTCTCTCCGGTGCATCATCCTTCTTCATCGCTCTTCCACCTCGCACCCGTTCCAACGCCTTTTCTTGCTTCCATCTCGCACTTCCAATTTTTTTCCATCTCTCGCTCGCTGCTTCTCACAA TGTATCCCTGACAGATCAGAGAAAAGATAGCAGTAACACA ATGTCAAACGCCACGACAGATATGGAAATTGATGGAACAGAAAGTAATGCAGCAGTAGATGCATCAAACTCTCAACCTTCCGTAACAAGCGAAGATACCtcgaagaagaaaagaaaggcGATGGACACTAGATCGGTTGTTTGGGACCATTTCGAAAAAACTAAGTGCAATTATTTCTTAAGACAATATGCATGCCACTCTAAAAGAAATTGTACGTcgaatttaaaaaatcatatccCAGCATGCATGAAAAATCCTCATAGGCACCAAACTAGGCAAGCTTTAATTAATTTGCAGCCTGCGATTTGTGATGATGGTGTTGGTGATAAGATGGGAACACTAAATTCATGGAAATTTGATCAAGAAGCTATCAGAGAGTCGCTTGCTTTTATGATTATTTTAGATGAATTGCCTTTTAAGTTTGTGGAGGGTGAGGGTTTTAGAAGGTTTATATCTTGTGCATGTCCTAAATTCAAAATTCCATCTAGGTGGACAGTGACTAGGGACTGTTTTCAGTTATACCTAGATGAGAGAATTAGGTtgaaaaactttatgaaacaaaactgtCAAAGAATTAGTCTAACAACTGATACATGGACTTCAATTCAAAGAATCAATTATATGTGCATTACTGCCCACTTTATTGATACTAATTGGAGGTTGCATAAAAAAGTCTTGAGTTTTGTTCCAATTTTTTCTCATAAAGGTGATGCAATAGGCAAGGCAATTGAGACTTGTTTGTTAGAATGGGGAATAACTAATGTATTTTCAGTCACAGATGATAATGCTAGTTCTAATGATGTGGCAATCTCTTATTTGAAAAGAAGAATAATTAATTGGGGCAATCATGTGGCTGATTGCAAGTATGTTCATATGAGGTGCATTGCCCATATAATAAATCTTGTAGCTACGGAGGGTTTGAAGGATGTCAATCCTTCGGTTAAGAGA agtGCTGAAATTGAGGGAATAGGATGCCAAAGTTCATTGTGTTTAGATGTGATAACTAGGTGGAATTCTACCTTTTTAATGCTAAAAAGAGCCATAAAGTTTGAGAAAGCATTTGATAATTACAATGAGCAAGAGTCTAATTTCAAGAGAGACCTAGGGGAAGATGGGGTTCCGAGTTCATTAGATTGGAAGTGTGGTACATTAATGACTTCATTATTAGAGCATTTTTACAATGTGACATTGCGTATTTCAGGGTCTTTATATGTCACTTCGAACACTTTTTTTAGTGAAATAAGTGACTTGTCTTGTATTTTGAATGAATGGAAAGATTGTGCGGAACTTGATGTTAGGCAATTAGGGGACTCAATGAAAggtaaatttgataaatattggGGGGATCCGGAAAAGATGAACAAACTTATATTCTTTGCGGCTGTTTTGGACCCTAGAGAGAAATTTAAGTATATGGAATATTCATTTTCTTTAATGTATGGCAATGTTAAAGGTCTAAGTTTGTTTTCAAGTGTAAAAAATGAACTTTTTAGGCTTTTTAATGAATATAAGGATAAGTATCATTCCAATGAGGGCAGTCTTTCAACAAGTTCCAGTTATGAAGAGTCAAGTAAGAAACCCACTTCAATTTTAAGAGCAAAgtataagaaagaaaaaagagagagtgGGTCTTCGTTCAATAAGAAAAATGAACTTGATATTTACCTTGATGAGACTATTTTGGAAGATGTGGATGAGCTAGACATTTTTAAGTGGTGGAAACTGAATTCTGAGAGATTTCCTATACTCTCAAGAATGGCACAAGACATATTGGATGTCCCGATATCCACCGTTGCGTCGGAATCCACTTTTATTTCGGGTGGAAGGATTCTTGATGCATTTAGGAGTTCTTTAACTCCTAAAATAGTTGAAGGATTGATTTGTGGTCAAGATTTGCTTCGGGAATCAAAGGAACCGCTATGTGTTGAACAGCTTATTGATGAAATTGAGAACATCGAAAAAG ATTTGCCAAAA CCGGAAAg GAAAAGATACATTTTTGTTTCCGAAGATGTAGACCTGCTGTTTTTGATTTATGAAGATGAATGTAGCATTGTAGCTGCTGCTGTTTTGaagatttga
- the LOC126672479 gene encoding uncharacterized protein LOC126672479 produces MPRIEEDEPQVVIDIASSKPYVRPPPPPPFVPKIPFPSWLRKVPDNAKFHKFLEIFKKLQINLSLVDALREIPQYAKFLKDIITKKRSWDNGATIFVLEVCSPIILSDLPAKLKGPGSFSIPCTIGNMSSINCLCGLGASINIVPLTLFRTLCGEKTVKNTLMVLQLADHSLKRPYGIVEDVLVMVDKFIFPVDFVILDYAVDKECPMILGRHFMNTGRALIDVHGGKLTMRIDEETVKFDMKKFIRGTIEEEDCMRVDFVDELVRDQLEANMEVFNQGGRKKIQISDSSDDFLESRHPTY; encoded by the exons ATGCCAAGGAtagaggaggatgagcctcaagtggtgATTGATATTGCAAGCTCAA AGCCATATGTGAGGCCTCCACCACCTCCACCTTTTGTACCTAAGATACCGTTCCCAAGCTGGTTGAGGAAGGTTCCGGACAATGCAAAGTTCCATAAGTTTCTTGAAATATTCAAGAAACTTCAAATTAACCTAAGCCTAGTGGATGCTTTGCGGGAGATTCCCCAATATGCTAAGTTTTTAAAGGACATCATAACCAAAAAGAGGAGTTGGGATAATGGTGCAACAATCTTCGTCCTAGAAGTTTGTAGCCCAATAATCTTGAGCGATCTACCGGCTAAGTTAAAGGGCCCAGGGAGTTtctctataccttgcactataggaaaTATGAGTTCTATAAATTGCTTATGTGGTCTAGGTGCTAGTATTAATATCGTCCCTCTAACTCTTTTCAGGACGCTATGTGGGGAGAAAACCGTGAAGAACACCTTGATGGTACTCCAACTAGCGGATCACTCGTTGAAGAGGCCTTATGGGATTGTTGAGGATGTGCTTGTCATGGTGGATAAGTTCATCTTTCCGgttgattttgttattttggattatGCAGTGGACAAGGAATGCCCAATGATCTTAGGGCGCCACTTTATGAATACCGGAAGAGCTTTGATTGATGTGCATGGGGGAAAGTTGACCATGCGAATTGATGAAGAGACGGTTAAGTTTGATATGAAGAAATTCATAAGGGGTACCATCGAGGAGGAAGATTGCATGAGGGTTGATTTTGTGGATGAACTTGTGAGGGATCAACTTGAAGCAAATATGGAAGTGTTTAATCAAGGCGGAAGGAAGAAAATTCAGATTTCGGACTCCTCAGATGACTttctcgaatcgagacatccTACTTATTAG
- the LOC126672480 gene encoding uncharacterized protein LOC126672480, giving the protein MEFSYNNSFHSSIGMAPYEEFYGRNCQRPVCWSEGMRQLQGPQKVQETVDKIYIVKQCLKASQDRQKRYTDRNRREMEYEVGEKEIIERIGPLAYRLVLLGELSQIHDVFHVSMLQKCRFDPSHVIQESEQELAEKLVYTKEPIEILGTKVKKLRNKEILMLNVRWIHCSLNKATWEVEEHMRRKYLILFHDGGKF; this is encoded by the exons ATGGAATTTTCCTACAATAATAGTTTTCATTCTAGTATCGGTATGGCTCCATATGAAGAATTTTATGGAAGAAATTGTCAAAGACCAGTGTGTTGGAGTGAAGGAATGAGACAACTTCAAGGTCCTCAAAAAGTTCAAGAAACTGTGGATAAGATATATATAGTCAAACAATGTTTGAAGGCATCACAAGATCGGCAAAAAAGATACACTGATAGAAATCGTAGGGAAATGGAATATGAAGTGGGTGAGAAA GAAATCATTGAGAGAATTGGACCATTGGCTTATCGACTAGTATTACTGGGAGAGTTATCACAGATTCATGATGTGTTCCATGTTTCTATGTTACAAAAATGTAGATTTGATCCTAGTCATGTAATACAAGAATCGGAACAAGAACTCGCAGAGAAGCTGGTATACACTAAGGAACCTATAGAAATACTAGGAACAAAGGTAAAGAAATTAAGGAATAAAGAGATACTGATGCTTAATGTAAGATGGATTCATTGTTCTTTAAACAAAGCTACATGGGAGGTGGAAGAACATATGAGAAGGAAATACCTTATTCTTTTTCATGATGGTGGTAAGTTCTAA